The following proteins are encoded in a genomic region of Phragmites australis chromosome 9, lpPhrAust1.1, whole genome shotgun sequence:
- the LOC133928301 gene encoding uncharacterized protein LOC133928301 isoform X1 — protein MAMEPLPLFFGDGTDAALLSSLWSLQDDLQQPQESVAELKQSLLATTLQLEAAKEELKKKEQSIAKLADLVRQVAKERDDARDQLQHHLLAATPAAPAPAPAPLVTSSVTDSDCSLVSSPVDPFFDPVTSADKRCNLSPTTPPPPPARQCQPGAGADAVIDMLASKRPLPQKGRLLAAVMEAGPLLQNLLVAGQLPRWRNPPTVHPPDMLPLGARAGYVGGPLAGGAHVAEASLGYGGGNACMKRPMAMVPLTPMAAANCSPGFIAKRHRLH, from the exons atggcaATGGAacccctccctctcttcttcGGGGACGGCACGGACGCGGCGCTCTTGTCCTCCCTCTGGTCCTTGCAGGACGATCTGCAGCAGCCCCAGGAG AGCGTGGCGGAGCTGAAACAGAGCCTGCTGGCGACGACGCTGCAGCTGGAGGCGGCCAAGGAggagctcaagaagaaggagcagaGCATCGCCAAGCTCGCCGACCTCGTCCGCCAGGTGGCCAAGGAGCGCGACGACGCGCGCGACCAGCTGCAGCACCACCTCCTCGCCGCCACCCCTGCTGCGCCGGCCCCCGCGCCGGCGCCTCTCGTCACGTCCAGCGTCACCGACTCCGACTGCAGCCTCGTGTCATCCCCCGTCGACCCCTTCTTCGACCCCGTCACCTCCGCCGACAAGCGCTGCAACCTCagcccgaccacgccgccgcctcctcccgccaGGCAGTGCCaacccggcgccggcgccgacgccgTGATCGACATGCTCGCCAGCAAGAGGCCTCTGCCGCAAAAGGGGAGGCTTTTGGCCGCCGTCATGGAGGCTGGGCCCCTGCTGCAGAACCTGCTCGTGGCCGGGCAGCTCCCGCGGTGGCGCAACCCGCCGACAGTGCACCCCCCGGACATGTTGCCCCTCGGCGCCCGCGCCGGATACGTCGGCGGGCCCCTGGCTGGTGGCGCCCACGTGGCAGAGGCCTCGCTGGGCTACGGCGGCGGCAACGCCTGCATGAAGCGGCCGATGGCCATGGTGCCCCTGACGCCCATGGCCGCGGCCAACTGCTCGCCGGGCTTCATAGCCAAGCGGCATAGGCTGCACTGA
- the LOC133928301 gene encoding uncharacterized protein LOC133928301 isoform X2 encodes MMVLFCLGPCESVAELKQSLLATTLQLEAAKEELKKKEQSIAKLADLVRQVAKERDDARDQLQHHLLAATPAAPAPAPAPLVTSSVTDSDCSLVSSPVDPFFDPVTSADKRCNLSPTTPPPPPARQCQPGAGADAVIDMLASKRPLPQKGRLLAAVMEAGPLLQNLLVAGQLPRWRNPPTVHPPDMLPLGARAGYVGGPLAGGAHVAEASLGYGGGNACMKRPMAMVPLTPMAAANCSPGFIAKRHRLH; translated from the exons atgatggtgttgTTTTGCCTTGGTCCCTGTGAG AGCGTGGCGGAGCTGAAACAGAGCCTGCTGGCGACGACGCTGCAGCTGGAGGCGGCCAAGGAggagctcaagaagaaggagcagaGCATCGCCAAGCTCGCCGACCTCGTCCGCCAGGTGGCCAAGGAGCGCGACGACGCGCGCGACCAGCTGCAGCACCACCTCCTCGCCGCCACCCCTGCTGCGCCGGCCCCCGCGCCGGCGCCTCTCGTCACGTCCAGCGTCACCGACTCCGACTGCAGCCTCGTGTCATCCCCCGTCGACCCCTTCTTCGACCCCGTCACCTCCGCCGACAAGCGCTGCAACCTCagcccgaccacgccgccgcctcctcccgccaGGCAGTGCCaacccggcgccggcgccgacgccgTGATCGACATGCTCGCCAGCAAGAGGCCTCTGCCGCAAAAGGGGAGGCTTTTGGCCGCCGTCATGGAGGCTGGGCCCCTGCTGCAGAACCTGCTCGTGGCCGGGCAGCTCCCGCGGTGGCGCAACCCGCCGACAGTGCACCCCCCGGACATGTTGCCCCTCGGCGCCCGCGCCGGATACGTCGGCGGGCCCCTGGCTGGTGGCGCCCACGTGGCAGAGGCCTCGCTGGGCTACGGCGGCGGCAACGCCTGCATGAAGCGGCCGATGGCCATGGTGCCCCTGACGCCCATGGCCGCGGCCAACTGCTCGCCGGGCTTCATAGCCAAGCGGCATAGGCTGCACTGA
- the LOC133928216 gene encoding uncharacterized protein LOC133928216, with product MAPKIPLKLLVESKSKKVLFAEAGKEFVDFVFSLLTLPIGAVVKLISAGTMYGSIGRLYQSVDHISASYLLPNTDKADLLQPKVLHPDGRELLLLQGGEADGASPLAKFKMYTCPGSCVTVTMENNAECPNCKQAMTTEMTFVLPFAARATAAPQGASDDSGGYVKGLVTYMVTDGLEVTPMSAISSITLINKFSVGKDVDLAEKFVSVGMDEGLALLKAALRSDTVLSDVFLARKK from the exons ATGGCTCCCAAGATCCCGCTGAAGCTGCTGGTAGAAAGCAAGTCCAAGAAGGTGCTCTTTGCCGAGGCCGGCAAGGAGTTCGTGGACTTCGTGTTCAGCCTCCTGACCCTGCCGATCGGCGCGGTGGTGAAACTCATCTCGGCGGGCACCATGTATGGCAGCATCGGGCGCCTGTACCAGAGCGTCGACCACATCAGTGCCTCGTACCTGCTCCCCAACACGGACAAGGCGGACCTGCTCCAGCCCAAGGTGCTGCACCCGGACGGCCGTGAGCTGCTCCTGCTGCAGGGCGGCGAGGCCGACGGCGCGTCGCCGCTGGCCAAGTTCAAGATGTACACCTGCCCAGGTAGCTGCGTGACGGTGACAATGGAGAACAatgccgagtgcccgaattgCAAGCAAGCTATGACCACAGAGATGACCTTCGTGCTGCCGTTCGCGGCGCGCGCCACGGCGGCACCGCAGGGGGCGTCGGACGACAGCGGCGGGTACGTGAAGGGGCTGGTGACGTACATGGTCACCGACGGCCTTGAGGTGACGCCCATGTCGGCCATCTCCAGCATCACGCTGATCAACAAGTTCAGCGTCGGCAAGGACGTCGATCTCGCCGAGAAGTTCGTCAGCGTCGGCATGGACGAG GGGCTGGCCCTTCTGAAGGCGGCGCTGCGCTCCGACACGGTGCTCTCCGACGTCTTCCTCGCGAGGAAGAAGTGA